A region from the Agrococcus sp. SL85 genome encodes:
- a CDS encoding polyprenol monophosphomannose synthase encodes MRVVVLVPTYNELEALPATMDSLLAANPDVEVVVVDDASPDGTGALADRMAAADPRVTVLHRPAKQGLGAAYIDGMRHALDRGADVVVEFDADGSHPATALPRMLSRLSPEGPADLVIGSRWVRGGGIVDWPKHREAISRLGNVYARTLLGSPVRDMTAGYRAYTAELLRAIPLDAVRSQGYCFQIDMTRRAHEAGAVVEEVPILFREREHGASKMTSGIVREALVHVTGWAAGRLLRGAREALGMRRLERVG; translated from the coding sequence ATGCGCGTCGTCGTCCTCGTGCCCACGTACAACGAGCTCGAGGCGCTGCCCGCGACCATGGACTCTCTGCTCGCGGCGAACCCGGACGTCGAGGTCGTCGTGGTCGATGACGCGAGCCCCGACGGCACCGGGGCGCTCGCCGACCGCATGGCCGCAGCCGATCCCCGGGTGACGGTGCTGCACCGCCCCGCCAAGCAGGGACTGGGCGCCGCCTACATCGACGGCATGCGGCACGCCCTGGACCGCGGCGCCGACGTCGTGGTCGAGTTCGACGCCGACGGCTCCCACCCGGCGACCGCGCTCCCGCGGATGCTGTCCCGGCTGTCGCCGGAGGGCCCCGCCGACCTCGTCATCGGCTCGCGCTGGGTGCGGGGCGGCGGCATCGTCGACTGGCCGAAGCACCGCGAGGCGATCTCGCGCCTCGGCAACGTGTACGCCCGCACCCTGCTCGGCTCGCCCGTGCGCGACATGACCGCCGGGTACCGCGCGTACACGGCCGAGCTGCTGCGCGCGATCCCGCTGGATGCGGTGCGCAGCCAGGGCTACTGCTTCCAGATCGACATGACCAGGCGCGCCCATGAGGCGGGCGCGGTGGTGGAGGAGGTCCCGATCCTCTTCCGGGAGCGGGAGCACGGCGCCTCGAAGATGACCTCCGGCATCGTCCGGGAGGCACTGGTCCACGTCACGGGCTGGGCCGCCGGCCGGCTGCTGCGCGGCGCGCGGGAGGCGCTGGGGATGCGGCGGCTCGAGCGCGTGGGCTGA
- a CDS encoding acyl-CoA dehydrogenase family protein: MEFTPLTSDFYGFAADLTDAERASLAEVRAFMEERVRPEIQEHWHADAFPVSLIPGIAELGVVGPGWAETARFENSAVYRGWVALEMSRVDASVATFVGVQNGLVAGSIGVAGSPEQRAEWLPRLADCSVIGAFGLTEPLSGSDSAQGLRTTARREGDEWVLDGAKRWIGNATHADVVVIWAKDVEDGQVKGFIVPTTTPGFRASKIERKIALRMVQNADIELEGVRVPESHRLQGAASFRDTARVLRLTRAEVAWSAVGVMVGAYEAAVRYTTERVQFGRPIAGHQLVQDLLAKSLGHITASIALCVQVSRMLDEGRQEDAHSALAKAFTTARMREVVAWCREVCGGNGIVTDYDVARFFVDAEALYTYEGTAQMNALIVGKAITGQSAFA; encoded by the coding sequence CCGAGATCCAGGAGCACTGGCACGCGGACGCCTTCCCGGTGTCGCTCATCCCCGGCATCGCCGAGCTCGGCGTCGTCGGACCCGGCTGGGCCGAGACCGCCCGGTTCGAGAACTCCGCCGTCTACCGCGGCTGGGTCGCGCTCGAGATGAGCCGCGTCGACGCCTCCGTCGCGACCTTCGTGGGCGTGCAGAACGGCCTCGTCGCCGGCTCGATCGGCGTCGCCGGCAGCCCCGAGCAGCGCGCCGAGTGGCTGCCGCGCCTCGCCGACTGCTCGGTGATCGGCGCGTTCGGCCTCACCGAGCCGCTCTCGGGCTCCGACTCCGCGCAGGGCCTGCGCACCACCGCGCGTCGCGAGGGCGACGAGTGGGTGCTCGACGGCGCGAAGCGCTGGATCGGCAACGCCACGCACGCCGACGTCGTCGTCATCTGGGCGAAGGACGTCGAGGACGGCCAGGTGAAGGGCTTCATCGTGCCGACGACGACGCCGGGCTTCCGCGCCTCGAAGATCGAGCGCAAGATCGCGCTGCGCATGGTGCAGAACGCCGACATCGAGCTCGAGGGCGTGCGCGTGCCCGAGTCGCACCGCCTGCAGGGCGCCGCCTCCTTCCGCGACACCGCGCGGGTGCTGCGCCTGACCCGCGCCGAGGTCGCGTGGAGCGCCGTGGGCGTCATGGTCGGCGCCTACGAGGCCGCCGTCCGCTACACGACCGAGCGCGTGCAGTTCGGTCGGCCGATCGCCGGGCACCAGCTCGTGCAGGACCTGCTCGCGAAGTCGCTCGGCCACATCACGGCCTCGATCGCGCTGTGCGTGCAGGTCTCCCGGATGCTCGACGAGGGCCGGCAGGAGGACGCCCACTCGGCGCTCGCGAAGGCCTTCACGACCGCGCGGATGCGCGAGGTCGTCGCCTGGTGCCGCGAGGTCTGCGGCGGCAACGGCATCGTCACCGACTACGACGTCGCCCGCTTCTTCGTCGACGCGGAGGCGCTCTACACCTACGAGGGCACCGCGCAGATGAACGCCCTCATCGTCGGCAAGGCGATCACGGGCCAGTCGGCCTTCGCCTGA